The Salmo salar chromosome ssa06, Ssal_v3.1, whole genome shotgun sequence genome window below encodes:
- the LOC106608260 gene encoding LOW QUALITY PROTEIN: rho GTPase-activating protein 6 (The sequence of the model RefSeq protein was modified relative to this genomic sequence to represent the inferred CDS: inserted 1 base in 1 codon), whose protein sequence is MKISDGPSDMVRLSVLEHLRVVHRIKLKNCGRKKEKRFTGGTKVFGVPLESLPLCYMPQCGLLPCFLVDACEYLLEHAGTDGLFRKSGSVVRLRTLRAKLDHGEACLSTALPCDVASLLKLFCRELPDPLFPSDLHSALLKAQLLPTLEERALATQLLSCLLPDRNFAFLSYFFHFLSKVSHRCAENRMTNSNLAVIFAPSLLPPSHGTGGMDTYMKLKAVVYTFIENVHSFGVVPQVIMEGIPGHAEMSPCRKRRPLRKSLGLEAFPDIQLFRSETFCSGKAGSSPSARLARSPSTPVRTESCRVQSKTLKRMDSGNVGCFSAKRLKGGDSIHRYPGLGKLNLTPWKSRRRTTLYILTPEMASAVRLSRTVLLIVLVWIAGLASARSPRTXDQVSEADIQRLLHGVMEQLGIARPRVEYPAHQATNIVGPQSIQGGAHEGLQHLGPYGNIPNIVAELTGDNIPKDFSEDHGYPDPPNPCPVGKTAADGCLENAPDTAEFSREFQKHQHLFDPEHDYPALAKWNKELLYQKLKGGAKRRKRSVSNPYLMGQRLDNVVAKKSVPHYPEEDEDYRTTTATKTTT, encoded by the exons ATGAAGATTTCAGATGGGCCTAGTGACATGGTCCGTCTCTCTGTATTGGAACATCTCCGTGTGGTTCACAGGATAAAGCTGAAGAACTGTGGAAGGAAGAAAGAGAAAAGGTTTACAGGTGGTACCAAAGTGTTTGGAGTGCCACTGGAGAGTTTGCCATTGTGTTACATGCCTCAGTGTGGGCTGCTACCCTG CTTTCTAGTGGATGCCTGTGAGTATCTACTGGAGCATGCTGGGACTGATGGCCTTTTCAGAAAATCCGGCTCTGTTGTTCGCCTGAGGACCCTTAGG GCCAAACTAGACCATGGGGAGGCATGTCTATCCACAGCCCTCCCCTGTGACGTGGCCAGCCTTTTGAAGCTGTTCTGCCGTGAGCTTCCAGACCCTCTATTTCCCTCAGACCTCCACTCAG CCCTGCTGAAGGCCCAGCTATTACCCACTTTGGAGGAGAGGGCCTTGGCCACCCAGCTGCTGTCCTGCCTACTGCCTGACAGGAACTTTGCTTTCCTCAGTTATTTCTTCCACTTCCTCTCAAAGGTCTCCCACAG GTGTGCAGAGAACAGGATGACCAATAGTAACCTGGCTGTGATCTTTGCCCCGAGCCTGCTTCCTCCCAGCCACGGAACAGGGGGGATGGACACATATATGAAACTGAAGGCTGTGGTCTATACCTTCATAGAGAATGTCCATTCCTTTG GTGTGGTTCCTCAGGTGATCATGGAGGGCATCCCAGGTCATGCTGAAATGTCTCCCTGCAGGAAGAGACGGCCGCTCAGAAAGAGCCTGGGTTTGGAGGCCTTCCCAGACATTCAGCTTTTCAGGAGCGAAACATTTTGCTCAG GGAAAGCAGGCTCAAGTCCTTCAGCTCGGTTGGCCAGATCTCCCTCCACCCCAGTGAGGACAGAGAGCTGCAGAGTACAGAGCAAAACACTGAAAAG AATGGATTCGGGAAACGTTGGGTGTTTTTCGGCCAAAAGGCTGAAGGGAGGTGACAGTATCCACAGGTATCCTGGTCTGGGAAAGCTGAACCTAACCCCCTGGAAGAGCAGGAGACGCACCACTCTATA TATT CTGACACCAGAGATGGCTTCAGCAGTCAGGTTGAGTAGAACAGTGCTGCTGATTGTTCTGGTGTGGATAGCGGGGCTGGCATCAGCCCGGAGCCCCCGCA CGGACCAGGTATCTGAGGCCGACATTCAGCGTCTCCTACACGGAGTCATGGAGCAGCTGGGCATCGCTCGGCCCAGGGTCGAGTACCCTGCTCACCAGGCCACCAACATCGTGGGGCCACAGAGCATTCAAG GTGGAGCTCATGAGGGACTACAGCACCTGGGTCCCTATGGAAACATCCCCAACATCGTAGCTGAGCTGACAGGGGACAACATCCCTAAAGACTTCAGTGAGGACCATGGATACCCCGACCCTCCTAACCCATGTCCAGTGGGAAAGACAG CTGCAGATGGGTGTCTGGAAAACGCCCCAGACACAGCAGAGTTCAGCAGGGAGTTCCAGAAACATCAGCACCTGTTCGACCCCGAGCATGACTACCCTGCTCTGGCTAAGTGG AACAAGGAGCTGTTGTACCAGAAACTGAAGGGAGGAGCCAAAAGAAGGAAACGG AGTGTCAGTAACCCCTACCTGATGGGTCAGAGGCTGGACAATGTGGTGGCCAAGAAGTCCGTTCCCCACTACCCAGAAGAGGACGAAGACTATCGCACCACCACTGCAACAAAAACCaccacctaa
- the LOC106608258 gene encoding gremlin-1-like produces MKTTVFASAMVLGLLFCPLRSAAVGGFQGASPHPYKYNSSPNESERSPQQPPQNGFVSRQMGSVTAADEVLESSQEALHVTERRYLKLDWCKTQPLKQAIHEEGCLSRTIINRFCYGQCNSFYIPRHIYQDDAAFQSCSTCKPKTFTTVTYTLICPGRSPSTQKKRVQRVKTCHCASIDLD; encoded by the coding sequence ATGAAGACAACAGTATTTGCCTCGGCCATGGTGTTGGGACTCCTCTTCTGTCCGCTGAGGAGCGCAGCGGTAGGTGGCTTCCAGGGCGCCTCTCCGCACCCATACAAATACAACTCCAGCCCCAATGAGTCGGAACGCTCACCGCAGCAGCCACCACAGAACGGATTTGTCTCCCGCCAAATGGGGTCAGTAACGGCCGCTGACGAGGTTCTAGAATCCAGCCAAGAAGCCCTACACGTCACGGAGCGCCGGTACCTCAAACTGGACTGGTGCAAGACTCAGCCGCTGAAACAGGCGATCCACGAGGAAGGATGCCTCAGCCGCACTATAATCAATCGTTTCTGTTACGGGCAGTGTAACTCCTTTTACATCCCCCGACACATCTACCAAGATGACGCGGCTTTCCAATCGTGTTCCACCTGTAAACCAAAAACATTCACTACCGTCACCTACACCCTCATCTGTCCAGGCCGGTCACCCAGCACCCAGAAGAAACGCGTCCAGCGCGTAAAGACGTGCCACTGCGCTTCCATAGACCTGGATTAG